One stretch of Geoalkalibacter ferrihydriticus DSM 17813 DNA includes these proteins:
- a CDS encoding type I restriction endonuclease subunit R has product MITEDHLEQLCLDWFRTGGYATAFGPDLAPDGGTPERRDYQQTILTERLLAALQKINPHIPFAILEDAAQLVTKPESPVLIHNNRAFHKLLLEGVPVEYRDNDDIQNDHVQLIDFQHVERNQFLVVNQFTVKGCKQLRRPDLVVFINGLPIALIELKNPADVHADIWKAYDQVQTYKDEVPDLFVCNEALVVSDGLTARIGSLTASKERFLPWRTLRNEDDKPLLEYELEKVIKGFFDRTLLLDYLRYFILFEQDDGQLIKKIAGYHQFHAVREAVRVTLIASATVTPERVSMPRATWGQEVQPGSRKAGVVWHTQGSGKSITMCCYAGKLLQQPEMNNPTIVVVTDRNDLDGQLFSTFSNAQELLRQTPVQADSREDLRELLAARQSGGIIFTTVQKFSLLNGEEKHPPLSTRSNIVVISDEAHRSQYGFKARLDTKTGAYVYGYAKHMRDAIPQASFIGFTGTPISQEDKDTRAVFGDYVSIYDIQDAVDDGATVPIYYESRLAKLDINRAEIEALNDEVEEVIEDEEDLNLRERTKSKWAALEKLVGAEPRLKEVAEDLVNHFEARTAVIDGKGMIVCMSREICVHLYNEIVRIRPKWHNPDPEKGAIKIVMTGSAADRALMQPHIYNNQTKKRLERRFKDPRDELKLVIVRDMWLTGFDCPSCHTMYVDKPMRGHNLMQAIARVNRVFKDKPGGLVVDYIGIANELKQALKVYINAQGKGVPTLAAEEALAVLLEKIDVVRGLFHGFDYSDYPTRAHQILVLAANHILGLREGKKRFLDAMAAITRAFSLCGTLDEAEPLRKEIAFFAAIRAAIVKHTTVDSKLTEEQKNSALKQILDNAVIAEGVADVFSLAGLDKPNIALLSDEFLEDVRNMKSRNLALELLEKLLRDTIKARTRNNLVLEQKFSERLLASLNRYHARAIETAQVIEELIQMAKDFQKALKRDEELGLNTDEVAFYDALARNESAVRELGDDILKIIAVEITEKLRKSTSVDWQVRENVRAKLRNLVRRTLRKWKYPPDRQEDAVNLVLKQAEVLCAWWV; this is encoded by the coding sequence ATGATCACCGAAGACCACCTCGAACAACTTTGCCTCGACTGGTTCCGCACAGGCGGCTACGCAACCGCCTTCGGCCCCGATCTCGCCCCCGACGGCGGCACCCCCGAGCGCCGCGATTATCAACAAACCATTCTCACCGAGCGCCTGCTTGCCGCCCTGCAAAAAATCAACCCGCACATCCCCTTCGCCATCCTCGAAGACGCCGCCCAGTTAGTCACCAAGCCCGAATCGCCGGTATTGATCCACAACAACCGCGCTTTTCATAAGCTCTTGCTCGAAGGCGTGCCGGTCGAATACCGCGACAACGACGACATCCAAAACGACCATGTGCAGTTGATCGACTTTCAGCATGTCGAACGCAATCAGTTCCTGGTGGTCAATCAGTTCACCGTCAAGGGCTGCAAGCAACTGCGCCGCCCGGATCTCGTGGTGTTTATCAACGGCCTGCCCATCGCGCTCATCGAATTGAAAAACCCCGCCGATGTGCACGCCGATATCTGGAAAGCCTACGATCAGGTCCAGACCTATAAGGACGAGGTCCCCGATCTCTTTGTCTGCAACGAAGCCTTAGTCGTCTCCGACGGCTTGACGGCGCGCATTGGTTCGCTGACGGCGAGCAAGGAGCGCTTTCTGCCTTGGCGCACCCTGCGCAATGAAGACGACAAGCCGCTGCTGGAATACGAGCTGGAAAAAGTTATCAAGGGATTTTTCGACCGCACCTTGCTCCTTGATTACCTGCGCTATTTCATCCTTTTCGAGCAGGATGACGGCCAACTGATCAAGAAAATCGCTGGCTATCATCAGTTTCATGCCGTGCGCGAAGCCGTGCGGGTGACGCTCATCGCCTCGGCGACCGTCACACCGGAACGCGTGTCGATGCCGCGCGCGACCTGGGGCCAGGAGGTGCAGCCCGGATCGCGCAAGGCCGGGGTGGTCTGGCATACCCAGGGATCGGGCAAAAGCATCACCATGTGCTGCTACGCTGGCAAACTTCTGCAACAGCCCGAAATGAACAATCCGACCATTGTCGTCGTCACCGACCGCAATGATCTCGATGGTCAACTCTTCAGCACCTTCTCCAATGCCCAGGAACTGTTGCGGCAGACCCCGGTGCAGGCCGATAGCCGCGAGGATCTGCGTGAACTGCTGGCGGCACGGCAATCGGGCGGCATCATCTTTACCACCGTACAGAAATTCTCGCTGTTGAACGGCGAGGAAAAACACCCGCCGCTGAGCACGCGCAGCAATATCGTGGTGATTAGCGACGAGGCGCATCGCAGCCAGTACGGGTTTAAGGCCAGGCTCGACACCAAAACCGGCGCTTATGTCTACGGCTACGCCAAGCACATGCGCGACGCCATCCCCCAGGCATCGTTTATCGGTTTTACCGGCACGCCCATCTCCCAGGAAGACAAGGACACCCGCGCGGTCTTCGGGGATTATGTAAGTATCTACGATATTCAGGATGCCGTCGATGATGGCGCCACGGTCCCGATTTATTATGAATCGCGCCTGGCCAAGCTTGATATCAACCGCGCGGAAATCGAGGCGCTCAACGACGAAGTCGAAGAGGTCATCGAGGACGAGGAAGACTTGAATCTCCGCGAGCGCACCAAAAGCAAATGGGCGGCGCTGGAAAAACTGGTCGGCGCCGAACCGCGCCTGAAGGAAGTTGCCGAGGATCTGGTGAATCACTTTGAGGCGCGCACGGCGGTCATCGACGGCAAAGGCATGATCGTGTGCATGAGCCGCGAGATCTGCGTGCATCTCTACAACGAGATCGTCAGAATCCGGCCCAAATGGCACAACCCCGATCCGGAAAAGGGCGCGATCAAAATTGTCATGACCGGTTCGGCGGCCGACCGGGCGCTGATGCAGCCGCATATCTACAACAACCAAACCAAAAAACGCCTGGAGCGCCGTTTCAAGGATCCCAGGGATGAGCTGAAACTGGTGATCGTGCGCGATATGTGGCTGACCGGCTTTGATTGCCCGAGCTGCCACACCATGTACGTCGATAAGCCGATGCGCGGTCATAACCTGATGCAGGCGATTGCGCGGGTCAATCGGGTTTTCAAGGACAAGCCCGGCGGGCTGGTGGTCGATTACATCGGCATCGCCAATGAACTCAAGCAGGCCCTCAAGGTTTACATCAACGCGCAAGGCAAGGGCGTGCCGACACTGGCCGCCGAAGAAGCCCTGGCGGTGCTTCTGGAAAAGATCGACGTGGTCAGGGGACTGTTTCACGGCTTCGACTACAGCGACTACCCAACCCGCGCTCATCAGATTCTGGTGCTGGCGGCAAATCATATCCTTGGCCTGCGGGAGGGCAAAAAGCGCTTTCTCGACGCCATGGCCGCCATCACCCGCGCTTTTTCCCTGTGCGGCACCCTGGACGAAGCCGAACCGCTGCGCAAGGAAATCGCCTTCTTTGCCGCCATCCGCGCCGCCATCGTCAAACACACCACGGTGGACAGCAAGCTGACCGAAGAACAAAAAAACAGCGCTCTGAAGCAGATCCTCGACAATGCGGTCATCGCGGAAGGTGTGGCGGATGTCTTTTCCCTGGCCGGGCTGGACAAACCGAATATCGCCTTGCTGTCCGATGAATTTCTGGAAGACGTGCGCAACATGAAAAGCCGCAACCTGGCCCTGGAACTGCTGGAAAAACTGCTGCGCGACACCATCAAGGCGCGCACCCGCAACAACCTGGTTCTGGAGCAGAAATTCAGCGAACGCCTGCTGGCCAGCCTGAACCGTTATCACGCCCGCGCCATCGAAACCGCCCAGGTCATCGAAGAGTTGATTCAAATGGCCAAGGATTTCCAGAAAGCCCTCAAGCGTGATGAGGAACTGGGACTCAACACCGACGAGGTCGCTTTCTACGACGCCTTGGCCAGGAATGAAAGCGCCGTGCGGGAGTTGGGCGACGACATCCTCAAAATAATTGCCGTTGAGATAACCGAAAAGCTGCGCAAAAGCACCTCGGTTGACTGGCAGGTGCGCGAAAACGTGAGGGCCAAGCTTCGCAACCTCGTGCGGCGCACCCTGCGCAAATGGAAATATCCGCCGGATCGTCAGGAGGACGCGGTGAATTTGGTGCTTAAGCAGGCCGAAGTGCTGTGTGCGTGGTGGGTGTAA
- a CDS encoding helix-turn-helix domain-containing protein → MIKFKLGQLIKKFEIENCRSLSLEEITKKTGIHRSTLSKIINNRECNITLYNIDCLCEFFDCAIEELIEREPGLSEMMKEKLKKRLE, encoded by the coding sequence ATGATCAAATTTAAGCTGGGCCAGCTGATCAAGAAATTTGAGATCGAAAACTGCAGGTCTCTTTCCCTGGAAGAGATTACAAAAAAAACGGGTATCCATCGCTCTACGTTATCTAAAATTATTAACAATAGAGAATGCAATATTACGCTATACAACATTGATTGCTTGTGTGAATTTTTTGATTGTGCAATTGAAGAATTGATTGAAAGGGAGCCGGGTTTGTCCGAAATGATGAAAGAGAAATTAAAAAAGCGGCTGGAGTGA
- a CDS encoding integrase domain-containing protein, translating to MSKKSLAHQAKARIGKTHDLSHLTIEKNQGNLERLMGWIQEEYGLESIHNLKTKHMDGFFAEMRQVFSPTTLAGYAVVARDIAEAIGKENIVRSNKDLGASREGSRLCPKTADLEKMAEIQEILNEKAAWLGAAWQLQQAFGLRLSEAIKPLKIIEHKGQSCMEVHGKNGNIYFPPIDTPEREAALQRALEIKETQGGRGLIPADKSLKQGYDAYRNAIRVAGGTKENKANSHLGRHVVVQERLNGSVGSADEETRNQVVQEVGHYDQSKLRHYCDL from the coding sequence ATGAGCAAAAAATCTTTAGCACATCAGGCAAAAGCTCGCATTGGAAAAACCCATGACCTCTCCCATTTAACAATTGAAAAGAATCAGGGGAATTTGGAGCGGTTGATGGGTTGGATCCAGGAAGAGTATGGTCTCGAAAGCATTCACAACCTTAAAACAAAACACATGGACGGTTTTTTCGCCGAAATGCGGCAAGTTTTTTCCCCAACCACGCTAGCAGGCTATGCGGTAGTTGCGCGCGATATCGCAGAGGCGATCGGTAAGGAGAACATCGTCCGAAGCAACAAGGACCTTGGAGCAAGCCGTGAGGGAAGTCGTTTATGCCCGAAAACCGCAGATCTAGAGAAAATGGCGGAGATTCAGGAAATCTTGAATGAAAAGGCAGCCTGGCTTGGGGCCGCTTGGCAACTTCAGCAGGCCTTTGGTCTACGGCTGAGTGAAGCAATCAAACCGCTTAAGATCATAGAGCACAAAGGCCAGAGTTGCATGGAGGTCCACGGGAAAAACGGAAATATCTACTTTCCGCCAATTGATACGCCCGAGCGAGAAGCGGCTCTGCAGCGCGCGCTCGAAATCAAGGAGACACAAGGTGGAAGAGGCCTGATTCCAGCAGACAAATCTTTAAAACAGGGATACGATGCCTACCGCAATGCAATCAGAGTAGCAGGCGGCACCAAGGAGAATAAGGCGAATAGCCATCTGGGTCGCCATGTAGTCGTGCAAGAGCGTTTAAATGGATCAGTAGGCTCTGCAGATGAAGAGACTCGCAATCAAGTGGTTCAGGAAGTTGGTCATTATGACCAGAGCAAGCTTCGTCACTATTGCGATCTCTAG
- a CDS encoding HD domain-containing protein produces the protein MLLQELKDMCAKDFAGVYRAYSGSWRKAYNGKLYLRFCLFDSSGKIRAHGWEKTYRGPESIPNKCEILVEGQLRSFNNAWIADIRRAEIITSINDKIIEHNHADLCEKKHGLFSRINRLKITALQDFSFSILNNAEIFEKFTIIPASKNYHHSYRSGLLFHSLECWDSIEGSSIIDDSAKEIAMVAALFHDIGKIKTILPDHSFHPRAKIIDHNHLTLEILAPYLAELDKRWESGADALRHIWVWLGKYAKDRGIPAFPEAELVSMADRYSVGKEAQRAAFSRKPERITFSYYNGRPHWRPDLPHIR, from the coding sequence ATGCTACTGCAAGAACTAAAAGACATGTGCGCCAAAGATTTTGCGGGAGTCTATCGCGCATACTCAGGATCCTGGCGGAAAGCATACAATGGGAAACTTTATCTGCGATTTTGCCTGTTTGATTCTTCAGGCAAAATACGTGCACACGGGTGGGAAAAAACCTATCGTGGGCCAGAATCAATCCCCAATAAATGTGAAATTTTAGTTGAAGGACAATTGCGTTCCTTCAACAATGCATGGATCGCTGATATCCGTCGTGCCGAAATCATAACGTCAATCAATGACAAAATTATAGAACATAATCATGCTGACCTCTGCGAAAAAAAACACGGGTTATTTTCAAGAATTAATCGCTTGAAAATTACAGCTTTGCAAGATTTTTCTTTTTCCATCCTAAATAATGCAGAAATCTTTGAAAAATTTACAATTATACCGGCGAGCAAAAATTATCATCATTCCTACCGCAGCGGACTGTTGTTTCACTCGCTTGAATGCTGGGACAGCATTGAAGGGTCATCTATTATCGACGACAGCGCAAAAGAGATTGCAATGGTGGCCGCGCTATTTCATGATATCGGGAAGATTAAAACAATTCTCCCTGATCACAGTTTCCATCCTCGTGCGAAAATTATCGACCACAATCATTTGACATTAGAAATTTTAGCACCCTATTTGGCTGAACTTGATAAACGCTGGGAGTCAGGTGCCGATGCATTGCGTCACATCTGGGTGTGGTTAGGAAAATACGCAAAGGATCGTGGCATACCCGCTTTTCCTGAAGCAGAATTGGTCAGCATGGCTGACCGATACAGCGTCGGAAAAGAAGCACAGAGAGCGGCATTCAGTCGTAAACCTGAACGAATTACATTTTCCTATTACAACGGTCGCCCTCACTGGAGACCGGACCTGCCGCACATCAGATAA
- a CDS encoding helix-turn-helix domain-containing protein encodes MENFKTSTKTIPIQGNDVGTNDSKNMSIIESDFEVITLEEFSKRMKLSKSSIYTQIKKGALVAGKHFFRIGRCYRFIWGKDLLNIFHQESCVKKPGLTPRPTQVAQKIKPFIKLDY; translated from the coding sequence ATGGAAAATTTCAAAACGTCAACCAAGACAATCCCAATTCAAGGCAATGATGTCGGCACCAATGACAGCAAAAACATGTCAATTATCGAGTCTGACTTCGAGGTTATAACCCTTGAAGAGTTTTCCAAGCGCATGAAATTGTCGAAATCCTCGATTTATACGCAAATCAAGAAAGGCGCTCTGGTGGCCGGGAAGCATTTTTTCCGGATTGGTCGGTGTTATCGTTTTATTTGGGGAAAAGATCTTTTGAATATTTTTCACCAAGAATCTTGTGTCAAAAAGCCCGGGCTGACTCCCCGTCCGACACAGGTTGCCCAAAAAATTAAACCTTTCATCAAGCTTGATTATTAG
- a CDS encoding type I restriction-modification system subunit M translates to MSEQKFLQDLEKKLWNAADKLRSTLDAAQYKHAVLGLLFVKYVSDAFDLRRKELLAQFRDKNHDYYLKPADYASNEEYQAEIAAELEIRDYYTEKNVFWVPALGRWENLQNNAKLPPGTKIEIKNGKTETYEMRSIGRLIDDALEAIEKDNPKLKGVLNKQYGRLQIDQAKLGELIDLIATIPFVHASLQSKDILGHVYEYFLGQFALAEGKKGGQFYTPKSIVTLMVEMLQPYTGRVYDPAMGSGGFFVQSEKFIKEHGGKLGNVSIYGQEYNHTTWQLAAMNMVIRGLDFNFGKEPANTFTNDQHPDLRADTIMANPPFNMKEWDTSVKDDDPRWQYGRPPSGNANFAWMQHMLHHLAPNGSMGLLLANGSMSSNTNTEGDIRRALVENDLVECMVALPGQLFTNTQIPACIWLLTRNKKARGDKADRSGKVLFIDARKLGYMKDRVLRDFKPEDIAKIADTFHAWQKGQGYTDEAGFCYATTLAETKKHDFVLTPGRYVGAADELEDGEPFAEKMARLTAQLQEQFAKSAELEEQIKRNLAGLGYEC, encoded by the coding sequence ATGTCAGAGCAAAAATTCCTGCAAGATCTCGAAAAGAAACTCTGGAACGCCGCCGACAAGCTGCGTTCCACCCTCGACGCGGCCCAATACAAGCACGCTGTGCTGGGTCTGTTGTTCGTCAAATACGTTTCCGATGCCTTTGACCTGCGTCGTAAGGAGTTGCTTGCGCAGTTTCGGGATAAAAATCACGATTACTACCTCAAGCCCGCCGATTACGCCTCCAATGAAGAGTACCAGGCTGAAATCGCTGCCGAGCTTGAAATCCGCGATTACTACACCGAGAAAAACGTCTTCTGGGTTCCGGCGCTGGGCCGTTGGGAGAATTTGCAGAACAACGCCAAGCTGCCGCCGGGCACCAAGATCGAAATCAAGAACGGCAAAACCGAAACCTACGAGATGCGTAGCATCGGCCGGTTGATTGACGATGCCCTAGAGGCCATCGAAAAGGATAACCCAAAACTCAAGGGAGTTCTCAACAAGCAGTACGGGCGCTTGCAGATCGACCAGGCCAAGCTCGGTGAGCTGATCGATCTCATCGCCACCATTCCTTTTGTGCACGCATCGCTGCAATCCAAAGACATCCTCGGTCATGTCTATGAATATTTTCTCGGCCAGTTCGCCCTGGCCGAAGGCAAGAAGGGCGGCCAGTTCTACACCCCCAAATCCATCGTCACTCTGATGGTCGAGATGCTTCAACCCTATACCGGGCGGGTTTATGACCCGGCCATGGGTTCGGGCGGCTTTTTCGTGCAAAGCGAAAAATTCATCAAGGAACACGGCGGCAAGCTCGGCAACGTCTCCATCTACGGCCAGGAGTACAACCACACCACCTGGCAGTTGGCGGCCATGAACATGGTCATTCGCGGACTTGATTTCAACTTCGGCAAAGAGCCCGCCAATACCTTTACCAACGACCAGCACCCCGACCTGCGCGCCGACACCATCATGGCCAATCCCCCGTTCAACATGAAGGAGTGGGATACCAGCGTCAAAGACGACGATCCGCGCTGGCAGTACGGTCGGCCACCCTCCGGCAACGCCAACTTTGCATGGATGCAGCACATGCTTCATCACCTGGCGCCCAACGGCTCCATGGGCCTGCTGCTTGCCAACGGGTCCATGAGTTCCAACACCAACACCGAGGGGGATATCCGCCGCGCGCTGGTCGAAAACGATCTGGTTGAGTGCATGGTCGCTCTGCCGGGGCAGCTCTTCACCAACACGCAAATACCCGCCTGCATCTGGTTACTTACCCGCAACAAGAAGGCGCGGGGCGATAAGGCCGATCGTTCCGGCAAGGTACTATTCATCGACGCCCGCAAACTCGGCTATATGAAGGATCGTGTGCTACGGGATTTCAAACCTGAGGATATCGCCAAGATTGCCGATACCTTTCATGCCTGGCAAAAAGGACAGGGGTATACCGACGAGGCGGGCTTTTGCTATGCCACCACGCTGGCGGAGACCAAAAAGCATGACTTCGTGTTGACACCGGGGAGGTATGTGGGGGCGGCAGATGAGTTGGAGGATGGGGAACCCTTCGCCGAGAAGATGGCGCGATTGACGGCGCAGTTGCAGGAACAGTTTGCCAAGAGTGCGGAGTTGGAAGAGCAGATTAAGCGGAATTTGGCGGGGCTTGGGTATGAGTGCTGA
- a CDS encoding restriction endonuclease subunit S, which yields MSAEWPKVQLQDIAELKGGYAFKSEDYTDAGRFVLRTVNIDSSGRINREGTTFVSEETAKEYERFALQPWDTLFVMVGATLGKTGIVKECDLPALLNQNMWVVRAKDGRVNQRYLYYAFTFKSKDLLAWASGAAREFVRRDDFRTMELALPPREVQDQVADYIGAIDDKIELNRQINQTLEQIAQTIFKSWFVDFEPVKGKIEAKAAGRDPERAAICAISGKSEVDQLSTEQRQQLAATAALFPGALVESELGLIPEGWRVEALPDAIEVNPSRTLKRGVMAPYLDMANVPTNSARVCEVVQREFSSGSKFMNGDSLLARITPCLENGKTAYVDFLTEQQVGWGSTEFIVLRPRAPLPQAFGYLLCRHPEFRAFAIANMSGTSGRQRVPNDCFVNYQIAVPGHDVTASFGEIVGGIFSVIKARDEESRTLATLRDTLLWRTFNC from the coding sequence ATGAGTGCTGAGTGGCCTAAAGTTCAACTTCAAGATATAGCTGAATTAAAAGGTGGTTATGCCTTTAAAAGTGAGGATTACACTGATGCGGGTCGCTTTGTCCTTCGAACTGTAAATATTGATTCAAGTGGGCGGATTAATCGGGAAGGCACAACTTTTGTTTCTGAAGAGACGGCAAAAGAGTACGAAAGATTTGCGTTGCAGCCATGGGATACGCTCTTCGTCATGGTGGGGGCAACACTAGGAAAAACAGGCATTGTAAAAGAGTGCGATTTGCCTGCGCTACTCAATCAAAATATGTGGGTGGTTAGGGCGAAAGATGGAAGAGTAAATCAACGCTATCTTTATTATGCTTTTACATTTAAATCAAAAGACCTCTTAGCGTGGGCATCGGGTGCGGCTAGAGAATTCGTCCGTAGAGATGATTTTCGGACAATGGAATTGGCCCTGCCTCCAAGAGAGGTTCAAGATCAAGTTGCAGATTACATTGGGGCAATAGACGACAAAATTGAACTCAACCGCCAAATTAACCAAACCCTTGAACAGATCGCCCAAACCATTTTCAAAAGCTGGTTTGTCGATTTCGAGCCGGTCAAAGGTAAGATCGAAGCCAAAGCCGCAGGCCGCGATCCCGAGCGCGCAGCCATTTGCGCCATCAGCGGAAAATCCGAGGTCGACCAGCTTTCCACCGAACAGCGCCAACAGCTTGCCGCTACCGCCGCCCTGTTTCCTGGTGCGTTGGTGGAGTCGGAGTTGGGGTTGATTCCGGAGGGGTGGAGGGTGGAAGCGCTGCCTGACGCTATAGAGGTGAATCCTTCGCGGACGTTGAAAAGAGGCGTCATGGCACCTTATCTGGATATGGCTAATGTGCCGACAAATTCGGCCAGAGTCTGTGAGGTTGTCCAACGAGAATTCAGTTCAGGTTCAAAGTTCATGAATGGCGACTCATTGCTCGCACGTATTACTCCATGCCTTGAGAACGGGAAAACTGCCTATGTCGATTTTCTTACAGAGCAGCAGGTTGGCTGGGGGTCTACTGAGTTCATCGTTTTGCGGCCAAGAGCTCCTTTGCCGCAGGCATTTGGTTACTTGTTGTGTCGGCATCCCGAATTCAGAGCCTTTGCTATCGCGAATATGTCAGGCACATCAGGCCGACAGCGGGTTCCAAACGACTGTTTTGTAAATTATCAGATTGCGGTTCCGGGGCATGACGTTACGGCATCTTTTGGCGAAATTGTTGGTGGCATATTTTCCGTTATCAAGGCACGAGATGAAGAATCGCGTACCCTAGCCACCCTCCGAGACACCCTGCTCTGGCGAACTTTCAATTGCTGA
- a CDS encoding DUF262 domain-containing protein, translating to MKIRTILEKIDEKQLFIPAFQREYVWKRDDAKQLIDSLIKEYPTGTMLTWETANPPELKGPHKYDEKQGAVRLLLDGQQRITSLYMLITGELPSYYTISEIMNDTRGLYVNLETLELAYYMKTRMENNPLWQNITDVFQKRVGAFDLQTKFTAIGKQIEMKELKKLNDNISKITGVLERDFPEQIIPVKATIREAIDIFYKVNASGVALTDAELALAQISGYWPQARDLFKAKLANLQKEGFIFKLDFIVYVLLGCLYHQGSDMKKLHGEENNERLRAAWDRLDKQVLDYVANLLRSNAYVDHTDEINSVYALVPMIVYCFDKGDQHLNETEIRKMVKWFYYSQIRARYVSQLPQKLDRDLRTVAESAHPFDDLLQIISEESRLEISPSEFEGRGISHPLFSLMRWYHKSRMAVCLTTGIELRRNMGAKYQLEKDHIFPYSELKKVGYGKENRVKYALAQEFTNRAILTQFANRAKSATSAQAYLGQVKSHFRVALELQSIPENEELWKIENYEQFLAERRKMLVERLNAFLEGITATEQVAVPVTLDDMIAEGESDELEFKSSLRWDYVESRVNKDLEMVIVKSVAAFANSQGGTLMIGVKDDGEVLGLEHDYISLDGGDRDKFERHLRGILNNHIGASYVAGKVRVRFHVDGDDLEVCQVDILPAQKPIILILKDKGGQPVEKFFVRSGNSSLHLSLSEMNPYVKERFD from the coding sequence ATGAAAATTAGAACTATTCTCGAAAAAATCGACGAAAAACAACTTTTCATCCCCGCTTTTCAGCGCGAATACGTCTGGAAACGTGACGATGCAAAGCAGCTTATCGACTCGCTGATCAAGGAGTATCCCACTGGAACCATGCTTACTTGGGAGACAGCGAATCCGCCGGAACTGAAAGGCCCGCACAAGTATGATGAGAAGCAGGGCGCTGTTCGGCTGTTACTTGACGGCCAGCAGCGGATCACCTCACTGTATATGCTCATTACGGGGGAGTTGCCGAGTTATTACACCATCAGCGAAATCATGAATGACACCCGGGGGCTGTATGTAAACCTCGAAACCCTGGAGCTCGCCTACTACATGAAAACCCGGATGGAGAACAATCCTCTGTGGCAGAACATTACCGACGTGTTCCAGAAGCGAGTCGGCGCCTTCGATCTGCAAACAAAATTTACCGCGATCGGCAAGCAGATTGAAATGAAAGAACTTAAAAAGCTCAATGACAATATCAGTAAAATTACGGGTGTTCTCGAACGGGATTTCCCGGAGCAGATCATTCCGGTCAAAGCCACAATCCGCGAGGCGATCGACATCTTTTACAAGGTGAACGCCAGCGGAGTAGCTTTGACCGACGCAGAGCTGGCCCTGGCGCAGATCTCCGGTTATTGGCCCCAGGCCCGTGACCTCTTCAAGGCAAAACTCGCCAATTTGCAAAAGGAAGGCTTTATTTTCAAGCTTGATTTCATTGTCTATGTCCTGCTGGGTTGTCTGTACCACCAGGGCTCGGATATGAAAAAACTGCACGGCGAAGAGAATAACGAACGGCTGAGAGCCGCCTGGGACCGTCTCGATAAACAGGTGCTTGATTACGTCGCCAATCTGCTGCGCAGTAACGCCTACGTTGATCACACCGACGAGATTAATTCGGTTTATGCCTTGGTCCCGATGATAGTCTATTGCTTCGATAAAGGCGATCAGCACTTGAACGAGACGGAAATCCGCAAGATGGTGAAGTGGTTTTACTATTCTCAGATCCGGGCGCGCTATGTCAGTCAGTTACCGCAAAAACTTGATCGCGACCTGCGAACGGTGGCGGAATCAGCTCATCCTTTTGATGATCTGCTGCAGATAATTTCAGAAGAAAGTCGTTTGGAGATTAGCCCATCAGAGTTTGAGGGTCGGGGAATCTCTCATCCGCTCTTCAGTTTGATGCGCTGGTACCATAAAAGCCGTATGGCAGTTTGCCTGACTACCGGAATTGAGCTCCGCCGCAATATGGGTGCGAAGTACCAGTTGGAAAAGGATCATATTTTCCCGTATTCGGAACTCAAAAAAGTTGGATACGGCAAAGAAAACCGCGTCAAATATGCCTTGGCTCAGGAGTTTACCAACCGGGCAATCCTTACCCAATTTGCCAACCGAGCCAAGTCTGCAACTTCGGCACAAGCCTATCTGGGCCAAGTGAAATCTCACTTCCGCGTGGCTCTTGAACTTCAAAGCATCCCTGAGAACGAGGAACTGTGGAAAATCGAAAACTATGAGCAATTTTTGGCCGAGCGGCGAAAGATGCTGGTCGAGAGATTGAATGCGTTTCTGGAGGGGATAACCGCAACCGAGCAGGTGGCTGTGCCGGTTACTCTTGATGATATGATCGCAGAGGGGGAGAGTGATGAGTTGGAGTTTAAATCATCGCTGCGCTGGGATTATGTTGAATCCAGGGTAAATAAAGATCTGGAAATGGTCATAGTTAAATCGGTAGCTGCCTTTGCCAACAGTCAAGGAGGTACCTTGATGATTGGCGTCAAAGACGATGGTGAAGTACTTGGTCTGGAGCATGATTACATTTCGCTCGATGGGGGGGATCGCGACAAGTTCGAGCGGCACCTGCGCGGCATTCTCAACAACCATATTGGCGCATCCTATGTCGCCGGAAAGGTGCGGGTCAGGTTTCATGTAGACGGTGACGATTTGGAGGTTTGCCAGGTCGATATTCTGCCAGCTCAGAAGCCCATCATCCTTATCCTCAAGGATAAAGGAGGGCAACCGGTTGAAAAGTTTTTTGTGCGTAGCGGCAATTCCTCTCTGCATCTTTCACTGTCTGAAATGAACCCTTACGTTAAAGAGCGGTTTGATTGA